Proteins found in one Magnolia sinica isolate HGM2019 chromosome 5, MsV1, whole genome shotgun sequence genomic segment:
- the LOC131247416 gene encoding heavy metal-associated isoprenylated plant protein 36-like — MAKEGDFKRVDLKVSANCCEGCKKKVKKALMNIDGVVGTHVHVSEPKVTVVGNVDVQILIKKLAKVGKPTEIWPGEDRTVDNKQKKDESSAKVVEQDESGAKKKEKGVDGGNKSETTDKINENESKKGKKKDPKGDGASTSMNDSTSETMKTVNPPPQVNCTISPGIVHRDCDVASDRQCFMPGPSMVATPYYIIDASPAHLPFNVDDGYYHHMPVSHQPPPVRSPEPMFPDYYSDDESIGCSVM; from the exons ATGGCCAAGGAAGGAGACTTCAAA AGGGTGGACTTGAAGGTCTCAGCTAATTGCTGTGAAGGTTGCAAGAAGAAGGTGAAGAAAGCTCTAATGAATATTGATG GGGTTGTAGGCACCCATGTCCATGTATCTGAACCAAAAGTCACAGTTGTCGGCAACGTCGATGTCCAAATTCTCATCAAGAAGCTTGCGAAAGTAGGCAAACCCACAGAGATATGGCCCGGCGAGGATCGGACAGTTGACAATAAACAAAAGAAAGATGAGAGTAGTGCAAAGGTTGTCGAACAAGATGAATCAGGTGcgaagaaaaaggagaaaggcGTAGATGGTGGAAACAAGTCCGAAACCACTGATAAGATTAATGAAAATGAGAGTAAGAAAGGTAAGAAAAAGGATCCCAAAGGGGACGGTGCAAGCACAAGCATGAATGATTCTACATCTGAAACTATGAAAACTGTAAATCCTCCACCACAGGTGAATTGCACCATTTCTCCAGGTATAGTGCACAGGGACTGTGATGTTGCATCCGATAGGCAGTGTTTTATGCCAGGGCCTTCTATGGTTGCCACACCATATTATATTATAGATGCTTCTCCGGCCCATCTACCATTCAACGTTGACGATGGTTACTACCATCACATGCCAGTATCTCACCAACCACCTCCAGTGCGATCACCGGAGCCGATGTTCCCCGACTATTACAGTGATGACGAGTCCATCGGATGCAGTGTAATGTGA